In Periplaneta americana isolate PAMFEO1 chromosome 3, P.americana_PAMFEO1_priV1, whole genome shotgun sequence, the following are encoded in one genomic region:
- the LOC138697118 gene encoding transcription factor Adf-1-like, which translates to MMEVEFKNTLKKDLIWKEIGNMVNKSDGQCKMRWKSIRDHYKRQRKQEKNTGTGSAATKKRASYWDRLRFLDTVEDERESFSNTQTESGNSNETLEETICGLASEATDDPLTYDSYATSTGHESENQEKRKKENLPERSTCQTPETKTKKVRKNNIVNLLNERKQERLQTREYLGKIMKPEAEDETDLFFRTMAATVKKFDPEVRTEAKMKIFSLVTEMEVRSYRSRRVGNASTFDSENSRPSSNASYNSNCSTGESSAAGLQSQYSPSTTFESSTCDNNTMFTNSNVECSEDMSGYFWKF; encoded by the exons ATGATGGAAGTAGAGTTCAAGAATACCTTAAAGAAGGACTTAATTTGGAAGGAGATTGGAAACATGGTGAATAAGTCAG atggACAATGCAAAATGCGATGGAAAAGTATTAGGGACCATTACAAGAGACAGCGGAAACAAGAAAAGAATACAGGAACAGGGTCCGCTGCTACGAAGAAAAGGGCATCATATTGGGATAGACTAAGATTCCTTGATACAGTGGAAGATGAACGAGAAAGTTTTTCTAATACGCAAACTGAAAGCGGAAACAGTAATGAAACCCTGGAAGAAACGATTTGTGGTCTTGCTTCCGAAGCAACGGATGATCCATTAACTTACGATTCGTATGCTACGAGCACAGGACATGAATCTGAaaatcaagaaaaaagaaagaaagaaaatttaccAGAACGTTCAACTTGCCAGACGCCTGAGACAAAAACCAAAAAAGTCAGAAAGAACAACATTGTGAACTTACTtaatgaaagaaaacaagagcgactacagaccagagaatacTTGGGAAAAATTATGAAGCCTGAAGCAGAAGACGAAACTGATCTCTTCTTCAGAACCATGGCTGCGACTGTGAAAAAATTTGATCCTGAAGTCAGAACtgaagcaaaaatgaaaatttttagtcTTGTGACTGAAATGGAAGTCCGCAGTTACAGATCTAGACGTGTGGGAAATGCTTCCACATTTGATTCGGAGAACTCCAGGCCAAGCTCAAACGCATCCTACAACTCGAACTGCAGCACTGGTGAGTCGTCAGCAGCAGGCTTGCAGTCACAGTATTCACCCAGCACAACTTTTGAGTCATCTACATGTGACAACAATACAATgtttacaaactcaaatgtagaATGTTCTGAAGATATGAGTggatatttttggaaattttga
- the LOC138697117 gene encoding putative nuclease HARBI1, whose amino-acid sequence MSCALKRKKLCSLLVLLDFEAVEEEIDYLVHHYCIRKSVSEVFLCREEEGVFRILIEKHLLDDEVKFKAYFRFTREQFYFLVNLIQDDLSTKPCNRVKRPISPAEKLALTLRFLATGESFHSLAFSYRISPSSISTFVPQVLQALKRKLLPRFLPNPNKIDWETKAEEFWDRWDFPNVVAALDGKHVRIVAPNQTGTLFYNYKGYFSIVLLAMVDANYKFLVVDVGSYGKEGDAGSFNKSEMGQLVKMGSIFPPPRILQQSNILLPHVILGDEAFRLDKHIMKPYCRRQILEDEESNQLSKARRVSENAFGIMCSTFRNFFTPINVEPETVDLIVTVCCCLHNLLRDDYIAKPPCDGETQAIIDELPADNMIPLAGTGGFAKSEGFKVRSRFTEYFNGKYFKTKASSKRNKRK is encoded by the exons ATGAGTTGTGCATTAAAACGGAAAAAACTGTGTTCGTTATTGGTGTTACTTGACTTTGAGGCTGTAGAAGAAGAAATTGATTACCTGGTTCATCATTATTGCATTAGGAAGTCTGTTAGTGAAGTATTTTTATGTAGAGAAGAGGAGGGAGTTTTCAGAATACTGATCGAAAAACACCTACTAGACGATGAAGTGAAATTTAAAGCATATTTCAGATTCACCCGAGAACAGTTCTATTTCCTTGTGAACCTCATTCAAGATGATTTGTCTACAAAACCATGCAATAGAGTGAAAAGGCCTATCTCACCAGCCGAAAAACTTGCTCTAACTCTGAG aTTTCTTGCAACTGGGGAGTCATTTCATTCACTGGCATTTTCATACCGCATATCTCCTTCTAGTATCTCCACATTCGTACCACAAGTACTTCAGGCGCTCAAAAGAAAACTGCTACCAAGATTTTTACCTAACCCTAATAAAATTGATTGGGAGACAAAGGCAGAAGAATTCTGGGATCGCTGGGATTTTCCTAATGTTGTTGCAGCACTCGATGGGAAGCATGTGAGAATTGTAGCACCTAACCAAACAGGGACTTTATTCTACAACTACAAAGGCTACTTCTCAATAGTCCTTCTCGCTATGGTAGATGCTAACTATAAGTTTCTTGTCGTCGATGTCGGTTCCTACGGAAAGGAAGGGGATGCTGGGAGTTTTAATAAATCTGAAATGGGTCAGCTGGTAAAAATGGGGTCAATATTTCCACCACCACGAATTTTACAGCAATCAAACATTTTGTTGCCCCATGTCATACTAGGTGATGAAGCCTTCAGATTAGATAAACATATCATGAAACCTTACTGCAGACGACAAATATTGGAAGATGAAGAGAGCAATCAATTGAGCAAAGCTAGAAGAGTTTCTGAAAACGCATTTGGCATTATGTGTTCTACGTTCAGAAATTTTTTCACGCCTATAAATGTCGAGCCTGAAACTGTAGATTTGATAGTTACAGTCTGCTGCTGTCTGCACAATTTACTGAGGGATGACTATATTGCTAAACCTCCATGTGATGGAGAGACACAAGCCATAATTGATGAACTTCCAGCGGACAACATGATTCCCTTAGCTGGGACTGGCGGTTTCGCAAAATCTGAAGGTTTCAAAGTCAGAAGCAGATTTACTGAATATTTCAACGGTAAATATTTCAAAACTAAAGCCTcgagtaaaagaaacaaaagaaaatga